CGAAAGCTCCCAAGGATTCGGTCATGGTGGATCCCGACGACGGCACTCCGGTGGTGCGCAAGGGATCTCCGATTGTGTTGGTTCGCTACATCGTCACGAATGTGTCCGAGGCGCCGATCAATTTGGGTCTGGGGACGGTGACGATCACCGCGCGTTACCCGGACTGGAGTTGGCGTCAGCCCTTGGTCTCGGTGCCGGCCCCCGAGGCCGATGACACCCACAAGGTGGCCACGACTCCTTTCGCTCCCGGCAACGCCCGCCCGCCATATGTGTTGGGGCCGGGAGAATCGTTCATGGTGGGGGCAAATTACCCCTATGAAGTGGCGGAACAACTTGATGTGACGGCCACAGTCGTGGTGTGCGATTCATCCGGGGCCGTGGACCCCGGACTGGGGTGGACGGTCAGTGGTCAGGTGCATCTGACCTAGTGGGGTGACGTCGTCCCCATAGTTGTCCACAGCAGGTGTGGATAACTATGGCGAACTGTGGATGACGACTGCGGGCGATGTGATGCGGAACACCCCCAGAAGTGTTGTCCACAGATTTGCTGTGCATCCCTTGAGAGCGATCCCGGCAGTCCCATAGCTTGACGCCCATGTCCGCGACGACTCCTGAACACACGGCGACGCCGATACCCCGGCTGCGTCGCTCGCCCCGTCTCATCGCCATCGGGGTGCTTTGCGCCTGCCTGGGAGGTTTGGGTGGAGCATTTGCCTGGCACAGCGCGTCTCATACAGACCAGGTTCTCGTCATGACGCGGGCAGTGAGGCAGGGCGAGATCGTCCGCAACACCGATGTCGGTCTCACGTCGGTTTCCGTCGATCGGGCGGTGACGACCATCCCGGCATCTCGGCTCGACGAGATTGTGGGCCGCCATGCCCTTGTCGATCTTTCCGCGGGTCAGCTGCTCGGATCCCACTCGGTCGGCGAGGTTCGGGTGGGGCCAGGACGCGCTCGGGTTGGGCTCAAACTTGCCGCCGGGAGGTTGCCAGCCGTCTCTTTGCCGGCAGGGGCGCAGGTGACCGTGGTCGAAACCAGCTCGGACAAGGCAGCGGAGACGGTTTCCGAGCTGTCGACCTTCGATGCCGTCGTTGTCGCAGCCCCGAAAGGCACCAGCGACCACGGGGGCTGGCTGGTCGACATCGAGGTGGACGCCGATAGCGCAGCCCAGCTCGCTGACCTGGCCTCGTTGGACCGCATCGCCCTGGTCGAGAGGGGACGATGATGGCGATTGTCCTGCTCACGAGCTCTGGGGGAGCCCCC
The genomic region above belongs to Cutibacterium equinum and contains:
- a CDS encoding SAF domain-containing protein; this translates as MGGAFAWHSASHTDQVLVMTRAVRQGEIVRNTDVGLTSVSVDRAVTTIPASRLDEIVGRHALVDLSAGQLLGSHSVGEVRVGPGRARVGLKLAAGRLPAVSLPAGAQVTVVETSSDKAAETVSELSTFDAVVVAAPKGTSDHGGWLVDIEVDADSAAQLADLASLDRIALVERGR